The following coding sequences lie in one Oncorhynchus nerka isolate Pitt River linkage group LG14, Oner_Uvic_2.0, whole genome shotgun sequence genomic window:
- the LOC115141956 gene encoding LOW QUALITY PROTEIN: protein FAM131A-like (The sequence of the model RefSeq protein was modified relative to this genomic sequence to represent the inferred CDS: deleted 1 base in 1 codon), which yields MLPKSRRALTIQEIAALARSSLHGISQAMKDHVTRPTGMAQGRVAHLIEWKGWCKPTDTPAALESDFNNYSDLTEGEQEARFAAGVAEQFAIAEAKLRAWSSVDGDDSNDDSYDEDFIPANEPTTQSTEVPPYLRDILQSQVCQHLGLRGPCCEGAGGGEGGERPSPTSTDTLCSSLYSLNEQHPLLRDLTHHCCNNYGNTAELAAKILSALQGGEELLLARLQRVGQGVRGGGDFNNLGGGRSRPGGEESPCYSVTYSETYLSPGEDEGTPCKDYEGTVGQGEGQREVYPPDYATHRKVSDVASSGVVSLDEDEEEEKEEEEDRGREQRNQ from the exons ATGTTACCAAAATCGAGAAGAGCACTTACCATTCAAGAGATTGCGGCATTAGCCAGATCTTCATTACATG GCATCTCCCAGGCGATGAAGGACCATGTGACACGGCCCACAGGCATGGCCCAGGGCAGGGTGGCCCACCTGATAGAGTGGAAGGGCTGGTgtaagcccactgacacc ccCGCAGCTCTGGAGTCTGACTTCAACAACTACTCTGACCTCACCgagggagaacaggaggcccGCTTTGCTGCAG GTGTGGCAGAGCAGTTTGCCATAGCGGAGGCTAAGCTGAGAGCCTGGTCGTCTGTGGATGGAGATGACTCTAATGACGACTCGTATGATGAGGACTTCATTCCTGCCAACGAGCCCACAACACAAAGCACAG AGGTGCCTCCTTACCTGAGGGACATTCTTCAaagtcaggtgtgtcagcacctgGGTCTGCGGGGGCCATGCTGTGagggggcaggaggaggagaggggggagagaggcccTCTCCCACCTCCACAGACACCCTCTGCTCCAGCCTCTATAGCCTGAATGAGCAACACCCCTTACTGCGAGATCTCACCCATCACTGCTGCAACAACTACGGTAACACCGCCGAGCTGGCTGCCAAGATCCTCTCGGCCCTGCAAGGGGGGGAGGAGCTGCTGTTGGCCCGCCTCCAGAGGGTGGGGCagggggttagagggggaggggaCTTCAACAACCTGGGGGGTGGGAGGAGCCGGCCGGGGGGGGAGGAGTCACCTTGCTACTCTGTGACCTACTCCGAGACCTATCTGTCGCCCGGGGAAGACGAAGGTACGCCCTGCAAAGACTATGAGGGCACCGTGGGCCAGGGAGAAGGACAGCGCGAGGTGTACCCACCTGACTATGCCACCCACAGGAAGGTCTCAGATGTAGCCTCCTCCGGGGTGGTGTCTCTGGacgaggatgaagaggaggaaaaggaggaggaggaggatagggggagagagcagagaaaccAATGA
- the LOC115142206 gene encoding alkaline phosphatase, germ cell type-like — translation MEAVHRGPVSAGSFGFNHSQSPVTCTFTWRETPPWTRPLLRPQETPSASSTKTPSDSSSWCKGLHASRGLQETVAFDNDVAKGLELTNEEETLTLLTAGHSHAFTFNGYPFRGLSILGKSPLYGKDMLPYTTVMYGNGPGYKVVDNKRPDSHKVDTKWKDYMQLSAVPLDLETHGGEDVVVLAHVPMAHLFHWVQEQSYLAHAMAYTGCVGWDLRHCEGRPQHTNRILITTTADDRNSAPSQVPSISLVTALLAALLQ, via the exons ATGGAAGCTGTCCATCGTGGCCCTGTGTCTGCTGGGAGTTTTGGGTTCAACCACAGCCAAAG CCCTGTGACCTGCACTTTTACGTGGAGAGAGACCCCACCATGGACCCGTCCATTGCTGAGACCACAGGAAACGCCATCCGCATCCTCAACAAAAACCCCAAGCGATTCTTCCTCCTGGTGCAAG GGCCTCCATGCCAGCAGAGGCTTGCAAGAGACGGTTGCCTTTGACAACGACGTCGCCAAGGGCCTGGAGCTGACCAATGAGGAGGAAACTCTCACCCTGTTGACAGCTGGCCACTCCCACGCCTTCACCTTCAATGGATACCCCTTCAGAGGCCTAAGCATTCTGG gGAAATCTCCTCTGTATGGGAAGGATATGCTGCCTTACACAACCGTGATGTACGGAAACGGCCCTGGATACAAAGTTGTAGACAACAAGCGCCCTGACAGCCATAAAGTGGACACAA AGTGGAAGGACTACATGCAGCTGTCTGCAGTGCCCCTGGACCTTGAGACCCATGGTGGGGAGGACGTGGTGGTACTGGCCCACGTCCCCATGGCCCACCTCTTCCACTGGGTCCAGGAGCAAAGTTACCTGGCCCATGCCATGGCTTACACTGGCTGTGTGGGATGGGACCTCAGGCACTGTGAAGGTAGACCTCAACACACCAACAGGATCCTCATCACTACTACTGCTGATGACAGGAACAGTGCACCATCCCaggtcccctccatctctctggttACTGCCCTACTGGCTGCACTGCTGCAATGA